CCCAGGCCAGTGGAATTCCCCACCATACACCATTAATTCCAATAGCCTTTGAAAGTACCCATGAGAAAGGAATTCTTACCAGCCAAAGGGAAAGCAAGGTAATCAACATGGGAATAAGGGTGTCGCCTGCCCCGCGCATCACCCCGTTGGAGATAAACATCATATTGAAAAGCAGGTAAAAACTGCTGACAATCACCAGATAATCAATGCCTTTTTTAATCACCACCGGATCAGAGGTAAAGAGTGCCATTAAAGAATGACTGAAAAAAATGACCAGAATGGTTACAGATACAGAAATAAGGGTAGTCATCAGCAAGGTAACCTGATACCCTTTTCTGACCCTTTCAGGCTTTTGGGCACCCATATTCTGTCCGACAAAGGTGGATAAACCCATGGCAAAAGTCATGGCCGGCAGCATGGCAAAAGAATCAATACGGCTGGCAACGGTGAAAGCGGCCACCACATCGGTTCCGAAAGAAGCTACAATACCGTATAGCGCCATCATACCCAAAGAAACAAAGGTCATTTGTAAGCCGGAGGGCAAACCTATCTGAATCGATTTTTTAAATATTTCCCTGTCCCAAATCAGGTTTCTGAACCTAAGATTTATAATTTCATGTGTCCTGTTCAGATAAATGACGGAGGTGATAAAAGCCCCTCCCTGCGAAATAACAGTAGCAATAGCGACACCGGCAACTCCCCAACCGAAAACCAATACAAACAAGAGGTCGAGCAGGATGTTCATGATCGTTGAAATAATAAGAAAAACGAGGGGTGTACGTGAATCACCAAGTCCACGCAGAATGGCAGTTACACCATTGTAACCAAAAAACAAAATGATTCCAGACAAATAGACCTGAAGATACAAGGTAGCCTGCGGGATAACGACTTCAGGAAGGCCGATAGCCATAAAAATAAACCGGCTAAGCAAAAGGCCTGCTGCAGTAATGACCAGCGCAGCAAAAAAGAGGAAAATAAAGATGGTGTCGATGGCTTTTTTAATGTTGTTAAATTGTTTCGCCCCATAATACTGTGAAATGATAATGGTAGAGCCGGAGGCAATTCCGACAACGAAGGAAATCAAAACGAAAATAACCGGAAATGCCGCCCCTACTGCACCCAGGGCTTCTTTCCCGATAAATTTGCCCACAATGATGCTGTCCACCACGTTGTAAAGTTGCTGGAATACATTTCCAATCAACATCGGCATGGTAAACCGGATGATTAATTTCCCTTCTTTTCCGTTTGTCAAATCAAGCATAGGGGCATTTCGGGGCAAAAATATTGCCTTAATTCCTAATCCTGTTCAGCGGCAAAATTTTTATTTACTCCTGTGCTTACATTGCTTGAGAAAAATATTCTAATTTAGTTGTAAACTGATAATCAATCGACAATAATGACAGGTCAAAGAAAAGACCTATTCAGGTTTGCAATCTGCTTTCTGAATGATACGCAAATAAATAAGGCATAATAATTTTCAGGAAACAAATAAATTTGCCATTTTAAAAAAATGGCAGAAAAACTCAGTCCGGATTATTGGAATAAAAGATACCAGCAAGCGGGCAATCCGGGCTGGGATGTAGGTTATGCAGTACCTGCCCTGACACGTTATTTCGATCAACTTACACAAAAA
This DNA window, taken from Sphingobacteriales bacterium, encodes the following:
- a CDS encoding MATE family efflux transporter; translated protein: MLDLTNGKEGKLIIRFTMPMLIGNVFQQLYNVVDSIIVGKFIGKEALGAVGAAFPVIFVLISFVVGIASGSTIIISQYYGAKQFNNIKKAIDTIFIFLFFAALVITAAGLLLSRFIFMAIGLPEVVIPQATLYLQVYLSGIILFFGYNGVTAILRGLGDSRTPLVFLIISTIMNILLDLLFVLVFGWGVAGVAIATVISQGGAFITSVIYLNRTHEIINLRFRNLIWDREIFKKSIQIGLPSGLQMTFVSLGMMALYGIVASFGTDVVAAFTVASRIDSFAMLPAMTFAMGLSTFVGQNMGAQKPERVRKGYQVTLLMTTLISVSVTILVIFFSHSLMALFTSDPVVIKKGIDYLVIVSSFYLLFNMMFISNGVMRGAGDTLIPMLITLLSLWLVRIPFSWVLSKAIGINGVWWGIPLAWGIGALFSFIYYQSGKWKRKVVVNYVEEPEVPELI